A genome region from Carya illinoinensis cultivar Pawnee chromosome 2, C.illinoinensisPawnee_v1, whole genome shotgun sequence includes the following:
- the LOC122296742 gene encoding histone-lysine N-methyltransferase SUVR5-like isoform X1, with protein MEVLPCSGVQYVGEADCSQQSSGTGFTYDGESNCLEHGKHVQAADGRQDDLLLNVEGAPISKQGEFQGTFDELPTSEGHCCEGSHCDCQLDCQNLSCGSHDFEDYDVNGSNYRLEPCTVSENSHIVVDTIEGELPNNREESALSEPTWLEGDESVALWVKWRGKWQAGIRCSRADWPLATLKAKPTHDRKKYFVVFFPHTRNYSWADMLLVRSIKEFPHPIAYKTHKVGLKMVKDLTVARRFIMQKLAVGMLNIVDQFHAEALIETARDVSIWKEFAMEASRCSGYSELGRMLLKLQKMILQHYMKSNWLRDSFHSWTQSCENANSAESIEMLKEDLFDSILWNEVNSLWDSPVQPTLGSEWKTWKHEVMKWFSTSHPVFSAGDMQQQASDDLLTTSLQLSRKRPKLEVRRAEPHASQVETFGSDQAVTLEIDSAYFSSRDTVNATTSALEPHKEDDIKEVAAPTGTPSRVADKWDDIVVEPGNSELIQTKDVELTPVNEVVAAKSLEPGSKNRQCIAFIEAKGRQCVRWANDGDVYCCVHLSSRFIGSSARAERTPPVGTPMCEGTTVLGTRCKHRSLFGSSFCKKHRPRNEMKGTSNFPETHKRKHENFPSSETTECKELVHVGEVESPLEVDPVSVISVDAFHGRNSLTEQSEHPGKDCNGTEELHCISYYLHDNLNPCLESPRRHSLYCEKHLPSWLKRARNGKNRIISKEVFIDLLRDCCSQEQRMRLHQACELFYKLFKSILSLRNPVPKEVQFQWAISEASKDFSVGKFFTKLVCSEKEKLTRIWGFSTDEATQVSSSVMGEQSLFPMAVDASHGDETTIKCKICSEEFPDDEALGGHWMEIHKKEAQWLFRGYACAICLDSFTNKKVLETHVQERHHVQFVEQCMLLQCIPCGNHFGNTEELWLHVLSVHPIDFRLSKAGQPHNLSAGEDSPQKLELCNTAHVENNSENSGGFRKFICRFCGLKFDLLPDLGRHHQAAHMGPSLVSSHPSKRGIRYYAYRLKSGRLSRPRLKKGLAAASYRIRNRANASMKRRIQASKSHSTVGESLQPHVTEAASLGRLTESHCSAVANILFSESQKAKPRPNNHDILSTARSACCKVSLVASLEGKYGVLPEHLYLKAAKLCSEHNIQVDWHQEGFICPRGCKAFKDPYLLSPLLPFPLRSVGYKAVHQSDPVNDEWEVDECHYIIDSRHLGHNSMQNAAVLCNDISFGKEPVSVACVADEGLLDSVHILRDGSDGENAMPWERFTYVMKPFLDHSIGPDTESLQLGCACPHSTCYAEACDHVYLFDNDYDEAKDIYGKPMRDRFPYDEKGRIILEEGYLVYECNHMCSCSRKCPNRVLQNGVRVKLEVFKTEEKGWGLRAGEAILRGTFVCEYIGEILDEQEANKRRQRYGKEGCSYLYDVGAHFNDMSRLIEGQVRYVIDATNYGNVSRFINHSCSSNLVSYQVLVESMDSQRAHIGLYASRDIALGEELTFNYRYELLPGEGYPCNCGASNCRGRLC; from the exons ATGGAAGTGCTTCCTTGTTCTGGTGTCCAATATGTTGGAGAAGCTGATTGCTCTCAGCAGAGTTCAGGAACGGGTTTTACTTATGACGGTGAATCTAACTGCCTTGAACATGGAAAGCATGTTCAAGCGGCCGATGGTAGACAGGATGACTTATTGCTAAATGTTGAAGGGGCCCCAATATCAAAACAAGGTGAATTTCAAGGCACATTTGATGAATTGCCTACTTCAGAAGGTCACTGTTGTGAAGGTTCACATTGTGATTGTCAGTTAGATTGTCAAAATCTATCTTGTGGTTCCCATGATTTTGAAGACTATGATGTAAATGGATCGAATTATCGATTGGAACCTTGCACAGTCTCTGAGAACTCTCATATAGTTGTGGATACCATTGAAGGTGAATTACCAAACAACAGGGAGGAGTCTGCTCTTTCAGAGCCCACTTGGTTAGAAGGTGATGAATCAGTGGCATTGTGGGTCAAG TGGAGAGGGAAGTGGCAGGCAGGAATCAGATGTTCAAGAGCTGACTGGCCATTGGCAACTTTAAAAGCAAAACCGACACATGACCGAAAGAAATATTTTGTGGTATTTTTTCCGCACACAAGGAATTATTCTTGGGCAGATATGCTACTTGTCCGTTCTATTAAGGAATTTCCACATCCTATTGCATATAAGACACATAAAGTAGGATTAAAAATGGTTAAAGATTTAACTGTTGCTCGCCGGTTTATCATGCAAAAGCTAGCTGTTGGCATGCTGAATATTGTCGACCAATTTCATGCTGAG GCCTTGATAGAGACTGCTCGTGATGTGAGTATCTGGAAGGAGTTTGCTATGGAGGCTTCCCGTTGTAGTGGTTACTCTGAACTTGGAAGAATGCTTCTGAAGCTGCAGAAG ATGATACTTCAGCATTACATGAAGTCAAACTGGCTACGTGATTCTTTTCACTCTTGGACACAAAGCTGTGAGAATGCAAATAGTGCTGAATCGATTGAAATGCTGAAGGAG GACTTGTTTGATTCTATTCTGTGGAATGAAGTGAACTCACTCTGGGACTCACCAGTACAGCCCACGTTGGGTTCTGAGTGGAAAACCTGGAAGCATGAAGTTATGAAATGGTTTTCGACATCTCATCCTGTATTCAGTGCTGGAGACATGCAGCAGCAGGCAAGTGATGATCTCTTGACCACAAGTCTCCAACTTAGCAGGAAGAGACCAAAGCTTGAAGTTCGTCGTGCGGAGCCACATGCTTCCCAGGTGGAAACATTTGGATCTGACCAAGCAGTTACTCTTGAGATTGACTCTGCATATTTTAGCAGTCGAGACACTGTAAATGCTACTACATCGGCATTGGAACCCCATAAAGAGGATGATATAAAGGAGGTAGCTGCTCCTACAGGTACACCTAGTCGTGTGGCTGATAAATGGGACGACATTGTAGTTGAACCTGGAAATTCTGAGTTGATTCAAACCAAAGATGTGGAATTGACACCTGTTAATGAAGTGGTGGCTGCAAAATCTTTAGAACCTGGAAGTAAAAACCGGCAATGCATAGCTTTTATTGAAGCTAAGGGAAGGCAATGTGTGAGGTGGGCCAACGATGGGGATGTTTACTGTTGTGTGCATTTGTCTTCTCGGTTCATAGGCAGCTCTGCTAGAGCAGAAAGAACTCCTCCGGTTGGTACGCCAATGTGTGAAGGTACCACTGTTCTTGGTACCAGATGTAAGCACCGGTCTCTATTCGGCTCCTCCTTCTGTAAGAAACACAGGCCTCGAAATGAGATGAAAGGGACATCAAATTTTCCAGAGACGCATAAGAGAAAGCATGAGAACTTTCCCAGTTCAGAAACCACAGAATGCAAAGAATTAGTACATGTGGGAGAAGTTGAAAGCCCCCTCGAAGTGGATCCAGTCTCAGTCATTTCAGTTGATGCCTTCCATGGAAGGAACAGCTTAACTGAACAGTCCGAGCATCCTGGCAAGGATTGCAATGGAACAGAGGAGCTGCACTGCATAAGCTACTATCTGCATGATAATCTCAATCCATGTCTGGAAAGCCCAAGGCGCCATTCATTATACTGTGAGAAACACCTACCAAGCTGGCTTAAACGTGCAAGGAATGGTAAGAATAGAATTATATCAAAAGAAGTGTTCATAGATCTTTTGAGGGACTGTTGCTCACAGGAGCAAAGGATGCGATTACATCAAGCATGTGAGCTATTCTACAAGctctttaaaagtattttatcccTGAGAAATCCAGTGCCCAAGGAGGTTCAATTTCAGTGGGCCATATCCGAAGCCTCCAAAGATTTTAGTGTTGGAAAATTCTTTACGAAGTTAGTTTGCAGTGAGAAAGAGAAACTGACAAGGATTTGGGGCTTCAGTACTGATGAAGCCACTCAAGTTTCCTCCTCTGTCATGGGAGAACAGTCGCTGTTTCCAATGGCAGTGGATGCTAGTCATGGCGATGAAACTACCATTAAGTGCAAGATTTGCTCAGAGGAGTTTCCTGACGATGAAGCACTTGGTGGCCACTGGATGGAAATTCACAAAAAGGAAGCACAATGGCTATTCAGAGGTTATGCTTGTGCCATCTGCCTCGATTCTTTTACTAACAAGAAAGTCCTGGAAACCCATGTGCAAGAGAGACACCATGTGCAATTTGTGGAACAGTGCATGCTTCTCCAGTGTATTCCTTGTGGTAACCATTTTGGGAACACTGAAGAGTTATGGTTGCATGTCCTTTCAGTTCATCCTATTGATTTCAGGCTGTCAAAAGCTGGTCAGCCGCATAATTTATCAGCTGGTGAGGATTCTCCTCAGAAACTTGAGCTCTGCAATACAGCTCATGTGGAGAATAATTCTGAGAATTCAGGTGGTTTCCGCAAGTTTATTTGCAGGTTTTGTGGGTTGAAGTTTGATTTGCTACCTGATCTTGGCCGCCACCATCAAGCTGCCCATATGGGGCCAAGTTTGGTTAGCTCTCACCCCTCCAAGAGGGGAATACGTTATTATGCTTATAGGTTAAAATCAGGTAGACTCAGCCGTCCTAGATTGAAAAAAGGTCTGGCAGCAGCATCATATAGGATTAGGAACAGGGCCAATGCTAGTATGAAAAGGCGCATCCAGGCATCAAAGTCTCATAGTACAGTAGGAGAAAGTTTACAGCCTCATGTAACTGAGGCAGCTAGTCTTGGTAGATTGACAGAATCCCACTGCTCTGCAGTTgcaaatattttgttttctgaatCTCAGAAAGCAAAACCTCGGCCCAACAACCATGATATTTTATCTACTGCTCGTTCTGCTTGCTGCAAGGTCAGTCTTGTAGCATCCCTGGAGGGGAAGTATGGTGTATTACCAGAACATTTGTATCTGAAGGCAGCCAAGCTCTGCAGTGAGCATAACATTCAAGTTGACTGGCACCAAGAGGGGTTTATATGTCCCAGAGGTTGTAAGGCGTTCAAGGACCCATACTTGCTGTCTCCACTGTTGCCTTTTCCCCTTAGGTCTGTGGGGTACAAGGCTGTGCATCAATCAGATCCAGTGAACGATGAGTGGGAGGTGGATGAGTGCCACTATATCATTGATTCACGCCATTTGGGACATAATTCCATGCAAAATGCAGCTGTCTTGTGTAATGATATTAGCTTTGGGAAGGAACCAGTTTCGGTGGCCTGTGTTGCAGATGAGGGTCTCTTGGATTCTGTTCACATCCTCAGAGATGGCTCTGATGGCGAAAATGCTATGCCTTGGGAGAGATTTACCTATGTTATGAAGCCATTCCTTGATCATTCCATTGGTCCTGATACAGAG AGCTTACAATTGGGATGTGCCTGCCCACATTCAACATGCTATGCTGAAGCATGTGATCATGTGTATCTCTTTGACAATGACTATGATGAGGCAAAAGACATTTATGGGAAACCCATGCGTGACAGGTTCCCATATGATGAGAAAGGCCGAATTATCTTGGAG GAGGGTTACCTGGTTTATGAATGCAATCATATGTGCAGTTGCAGTAGAAAGTGTCCAAATAGGGTTTTGCAGAATGGAGTACGAGTGAAGCTGGAGGTCTTCAAAACGGAGGAAAAG GGATGGGGACTCAGGGCAGGTGAAGCTATCCTGCGTGGCACATTTGTATGTGAGTACATTGGGGAGATCTTAGATGAGCAGGAAGCAAACAAGAGGCGGCAAAG GTATGGGAAAGAAGGCTGCAGCTATCTGTATGACGTTGGTGCTCATTTCAATGACATGAGCAGATTGATTGAAGGACAGGTCCGATATGTGATTGATGCCACAAATTATGGAAATGTTTCACGGTTTATCAATCACAG CTGCTCGTCAAATCTTGTGAGTTACCAAGTTCTTGTGGAGAGCATGGATAGTCAGCGTGCACACATTGGTCTTTATGCAAGCCGAGAT ATAGCTTTGGGCGAAGAACTGACATTCAACTATCGGTATGAACTGCTGCCTGGAGAAGGATATCCGTGTAACTGTGGAGCTTCCAACTGCCGAGGACGCCTTTGTTAA
- the LOC122296742 gene encoding histone-lysine N-methyltransferase SUVR5-like isoform X2, translating into MEVLPCSGVQYVGEADCSQQSSGTGFTYDGESNCLEHGKHVQAADGRQDDLLLNVEGAPISKQGEFQGTFDELPTSEGHCCEGSHCDCQLDCQNLSCGSHDFEDYDVNGSNYRLEPCTVSENSHIVVDTIEGELPNNREESALSEPTWLEGDESVALWVKWRGKWQAGIRCSRADWPLATLKAKPTHDRKKYFVVFFPHTRNYSWADMLLVRSIKEFPHPIAYKTHKVGLKMVKDLTVARRFIMQKLAVGMLNIVDQFHAEALIETARDVSIWKEFAMEASRCSGYSELGRMLLKLQKMILQHYMKSNWLRDSFHSWTQSCENANSAESIEMLKEDLFDSILWNEVNSLWDSPVQPTLGSEWKTWKHEVMKWFSTSHPVFSAGDMQQQASDDLLTTSLQLSRKRPKLEVRRAEPHASQVETFGSDQAVTLEIDSAYFSSRDTVNATTSALEPHKEDDIKEVAAPTGTPSRVADKWDDIVVEPGNSELIQTKDVELTPVNEVVAAKSLEPGSKNRQCIAFIEAKGRQCVRWANDGDVYCCVHLSSRFIGSSARAERTPPVGTPMCEGTTVLGTRCKHRSLFGSSFCKKHRPRNEMKGTSNFPETHKRKHENFPSSETTECKELVHVGEVESPLEVDPVSVISVDAFHGRNSLTEQSEHPGKDCNGTEELHCISYYLHDNLNPCLESPRRHSLYCEKHLPSWLKRARNGKNRIISKEVFIDLLRDCCSQEQRMRLHQACELFYKLFKSILSLRNPVPKEVQFQWAISEASKDFSVGKFFTKLVCSEKEKLTRIWGFSTDEATQVSSSVMGEQSLFPMAVDASHGDETTIKCKICSEEFPDDEALGGHWMEIHKKEAQWLFRGYACAICLDSFTNKKVLETHVQERHHVQFVEQCMLLQCIPCGNHFGNTEELWLHVLSVHPIDFRLSKAGQPHNLSAGEDSPQKLELCNTAHVENNSENSGGFRKFICRFCGLKFDLLPDLGRHHQAAHMGPSLVSSHPSKRGIRYYAYRLKSGRLSRPRLKKGLAAASYRIRNRANASMKRRIQASKSHSTVGESLQPHVTEAASLGRLTESHCSAVANILFSESQKAKPRPNNHDILSTARSACCKVSLVASLEGKYGVLPEHLYLKAAKLCSEHNIQVDWHQEGFICPRGCKAFKDPYLLSPLLPFPLRSVGYKAVHQSDPVNDEWEVDECHYIIDSRHLGHNSMQNAAVLCNDISFGKEPVSVACVADEGLLDSVHILRDGSDGENAMPWERFTYVMKPFLDHSIGPDTESLQLGCACPHSTCYAEACDHVYLFDNDYDEAKDIYGKPMRDRFPYDEKGRIILEEGYLVYECNHMCSCSRKCPNRVLQNGVRVKLEVFKTEEKGWGLRAGEAILRGTFVCEYIGEILDEQEANKRRQRYGKEGCSYLYDVGAHFNDMSRLIEGQVRYVIDATNYGNVSRFINHR; encoded by the exons ATGGAAGTGCTTCCTTGTTCTGGTGTCCAATATGTTGGAGAAGCTGATTGCTCTCAGCAGAGTTCAGGAACGGGTTTTACTTATGACGGTGAATCTAACTGCCTTGAACATGGAAAGCATGTTCAAGCGGCCGATGGTAGACAGGATGACTTATTGCTAAATGTTGAAGGGGCCCCAATATCAAAACAAGGTGAATTTCAAGGCACATTTGATGAATTGCCTACTTCAGAAGGTCACTGTTGTGAAGGTTCACATTGTGATTGTCAGTTAGATTGTCAAAATCTATCTTGTGGTTCCCATGATTTTGAAGACTATGATGTAAATGGATCGAATTATCGATTGGAACCTTGCACAGTCTCTGAGAACTCTCATATAGTTGTGGATACCATTGAAGGTGAATTACCAAACAACAGGGAGGAGTCTGCTCTTTCAGAGCCCACTTGGTTAGAAGGTGATGAATCAGTGGCATTGTGGGTCAAG TGGAGAGGGAAGTGGCAGGCAGGAATCAGATGTTCAAGAGCTGACTGGCCATTGGCAACTTTAAAAGCAAAACCGACACATGACCGAAAGAAATATTTTGTGGTATTTTTTCCGCACACAAGGAATTATTCTTGGGCAGATATGCTACTTGTCCGTTCTATTAAGGAATTTCCACATCCTATTGCATATAAGACACATAAAGTAGGATTAAAAATGGTTAAAGATTTAACTGTTGCTCGCCGGTTTATCATGCAAAAGCTAGCTGTTGGCATGCTGAATATTGTCGACCAATTTCATGCTGAG GCCTTGATAGAGACTGCTCGTGATGTGAGTATCTGGAAGGAGTTTGCTATGGAGGCTTCCCGTTGTAGTGGTTACTCTGAACTTGGAAGAATGCTTCTGAAGCTGCAGAAG ATGATACTTCAGCATTACATGAAGTCAAACTGGCTACGTGATTCTTTTCACTCTTGGACACAAAGCTGTGAGAATGCAAATAGTGCTGAATCGATTGAAATGCTGAAGGAG GACTTGTTTGATTCTATTCTGTGGAATGAAGTGAACTCACTCTGGGACTCACCAGTACAGCCCACGTTGGGTTCTGAGTGGAAAACCTGGAAGCATGAAGTTATGAAATGGTTTTCGACATCTCATCCTGTATTCAGTGCTGGAGACATGCAGCAGCAGGCAAGTGATGATCTCTTGACCACAAGTCTCCAACTTAGCAGGAAGAGACCAAAGCTTGAAGTTCGTCGTGCGGAGCCACATGCTTCCCAGGTGGAAACATTTGGATCTGACCAAGCAGTTACTCTTGAGATTGACTCTGCATATTTTAGCAGTCGAGACACTGTAAATGCTACTACATCGGCATTGGAACCCCATAAAGAGGATGATATAAAGGAGGTAGCTGCTCCTACAGGTACACCTAGTCGTGTGGCTGATAAATGGGACGACATTGTAGTTGAACCTGGAAATTCTGAGTTGATTCAAACCAAAGATGTGGAATTGACACCTGTTAATGAAGTGGTGGCTGCAAAATCTTTAGAACCTGGAAGTAAAAACCGGCAATGCATAGCTTTTATTGAAGCTAAGGGAAGGCAATGTGTGAGGTGGGCCAACGATGGGGATGTTTACTGTTGTGTGCATTTGTCTTCTCGGTTCATAGGCAGCTCTGCTAGAGCAGAAAGAACTCCTCCGGTTGGTACGCCAATGTGTGAAGGTACCACTGTTCTTGGTACCAGATGTAAGCACCGGTCTCTATTCGGCTCCTCCTTCTGTAAGAAACACAGGCCTCGAAATGAGATGAAAGGGACATCAAATTTTCCAGAGACGCATAAGAGAAAGCATGAGAACTTTCCCAGTTCAGAAACCACAGAATGCAAAGAATTAGTACATGTGGGAGAAGTTGAAAGCCCCCTCGAAGTGGATCCAGTCTCAGTCATTTCAGTTGATGCCTTCCATGGAAGGAACAGCTTAACTGAACAGTCCGAGCATCCTGGCAAGGATTGCAATGGAACAGAGGAGCTGCACTGCATAAGCTACTATCTGCATGATAATCTCAATCCATGTCTGGAAAGCCCAAGGCGCCATTCATTATACTGTGAGAAACACCTACCAAGCTGGCTTAAACGTGCAAGGAATGGTAAGAATAGAATTATATCAAAAGAAGTGTTCATAGATCTTTTGAGGGACTGTTGCTCACAGGAGCAAAGGATGCGATTACATCAAGCATGTGAGCTATTCTACAAGctctttaaaagtattttatcccTGAGAAATCCAGTGCCCAAGGAGGTTCAATTTCAGTGGGCCATATCCGAAGCCTCCAAAGATTTTAGTGTTGGAAAATTCTTTACGAAGTTAGTTTGCAGTGAGAAAGAGAAACTGACAAGGATTTGGGGCTTCAGTACTGATGAAGCCACTCAAGTTTCCTCCTCTGTCATGGGAGAACAGTCGCTGTTTCCAATGGCAGTGGATGCTAGTCATGGCGATGAAACTACCATTAAGTGCAAGATTTGCTCAGAGGAGTTTCCTGACGATGAAGCACTTGGTGGCCACTGGATGGAAATTCACAAAAAGGAAGCACAATGGCTATTCAGAGGTTATGCTTGTGCCATCTGCCTCGATTCTTTTACTAACAAGAAAGTCCTGGAAACCCATGTGCAAGAGAGACACCATGTGCAATTTGTGGAACAGTGCATGCTTCTCCAGTGTATTCCTTGTGGTAACCATTTTGGGAACACTGAAGAGTTATGGTTGCATGTCCTTTCAGTTCATCCTATTGATTTCAGGCTGTCAAAAGCTGGTCAGCCGCATAATTTATCAGCTGGTGAGGATTCTCCTCAGAAACTTGAGCTCTGCAATACAGCTCATGTGGAGAATAATTCTGAGAATTCAGGTGGTTTCCGCAAGTTTATTTGCAGGTTTTGTGGGTTGAAGTTTGATTTGCTACCTGATCTTGGCCGCCACCATCAAGCTGCCCATATGGGGCCAAGTTTGGTTAGCTCTCACCCCTCCAAGAGGGGAATACGTTATTATGCTTATAGGTTAAAATCAGGTAGACTCAGCCGTCCTAGATTGAAAAAAGGTCTGGCAGCAGCATCATATAGGATTAGGAACAGGGCCAATGCTAGTATGAAAAGGCGCATCCAGGCATCAAAGTCTCATAGTACAGTAGGAGAAAGTTTACAGCCTCATGTAACTGAGGCAGCTAGTCTTGGTAGATTGACAGAATCCCACTGCTCTGCAGTTgcaaatattttgttttctgaatCTCAGAAAGCAAAACCTCGGCCCAACAACCATGATATTTTATCTACTGCTCGTTCTGCTTGCTGCAAGGTCAGTCTTGTAGCATCCCTGGAGGGGAAGTATGGTGTATTACCAGAACATTTGTATCTGAAGGCAGCCAAGCTCTGCAGTGAGCATAACATTCAAGTTGACTGGCACCAAGAGGGGTTTATATGTCCCAGAGGTTGTAAGGCGTTCAAGGACCCATACTTGCTGTCTCCACTGTTGCCTTTTCCCCTTAGGTCTGTGGGGTACAAGGCTGTGCATCAATCAGATCCAGTGAACGATGAGTGGGAGGTGGATGAGTGCCACTATATCATTGATTCACGCCATTTGGGACATAATTCCATGCAAAATGCAGCTGTCTTGTGTAATGATATTAGCTTTGGGAAGGAACCAGTTTCGGTGGCCTGTGTTGCAGATGAGGGTCTCTTGGATTCTGTTCACATCCTCAGAGATGGCTCTGATGGCGAAAATGCTATGCCTTGGGAGAGATTTACCTATGTTATGAAGCCATTCCTTGATCATTCCATTGGTCCTGATACAGAG AGCTTACAATTGGGATGTGCCTGCCCACATTCAACATGCTATGCTGAAGCATGTGATCATGTGTATCTCTTTGACAATGACTATGATGAGGCAAAAGACATTTATGGGAAACCCATGCGTGACAGGTTCCCATATGATGAGAAAGGCCGAATTATCTTGGAG GAGGGTTACCTGGTTTATGAATGCAATCATATGTGCAGTTGCAGTAGAAAGTGTCCAAATAGGGTTTTGCAGAATGGAGTACGAGTGAAGCTGGAGGTCTTCAAAACGGAGGAAAAG GGATGGGGACTCAGGGCAGGTGAAGCTATCCTGCGTGGCACATTTGTATGTGAGTACATTGGGGAGATCTTAGATGAGCAGGAAGCAAACAAGAGGCGGCAAAG GTATGGGAAAGAAGGCTGCAGCTATCTGTATGACGTTGGTGCTCATTTCAATGACATGAGCAGATTGATTGAAGGACAGGTCCGATATGTGATTGATGCCACAAATTATGGAAATGTTTCACGGTTTATCAATCACAGGTGA
- the LOC122296753 gene encoding uncharacterized protein LOC122296753, with protein MANPSKLYSLCSVLMASLFAYSASVQLNDPDWYFWLPLYACGCVVNMVNWAICFRTTIRHIARLSLLLGIFLFTKVVTEDFVNGIAGFWSLDLSERVVRERTGSGLVVISLILQLEASSVPEDPLPRKKKEFPKFVEYGMAILVGFGYGLPFVFFVIQKGEMKF; from the exons ATGGCAAATCCCTCAAAGCTCTACAGCTTATGCTCTGTGCTAATGGCTTCCCTCTTCGCTTACTCGGCCTCTGTGCAGTTGAATGACCCTG attggtatTTCTGGCTTCCACTCTATGCATGTGGGTGTGTGGTTAATATGGTGAACTGGGCCATCTGCTTTAGAACAACAATCAGGCATATTGCCAGGCTATCATTGTTGCTTGGAATATTTTTGTTCACCAAGGTTGTAACAGAAGACTTTGTGAATGGCATAGCTGGGTTTTGGTCCCTGGATTTGAGTGAGAGAGTGGTTAGAGAGAGAACTGGAAGTGGGTTGGTTGTCATTTCCTTGATTTTGCAGCTGGAAGCATCATCAGTCCCAGAGGACCCCTtgccaagaaagaaaaaggagttTCCAAAATTTGTCGAATATG GGATGGCCATATTGGTGGGCTTCGGTTATGGACTCCCCTTTGTATTCTTTGTGATCCAAAAAGGAGAAATGAAGTTCTAA